A genomic region of Eucalyptus grandis isolate ANBG69807.140 chromosome 5, ASM1654582v1, whole genome shotgun sequence contains the following coding sequences:
- the LOC104446633 gene encoding uncharacterized protein LOC104446633, translating into MGQGQEVKTRNDPQVEIQERGEIFFFYRPKVEREAAHGADDVQRFYIVLRPESRERPVEEKQDPHSGTEGADPNSSDKATVEGGHGSQEVNIEKQALLRLIVMGKKSLPDPSKRSRPQWGFVEMVTTKIDDVKLALKAEEYDTSTRGHRHTAAARALGEGVYRILRHKSRRKKAHTHLIYKLEFPPEDAKQEPRESLNVEREGSFLIQIKNPDQHNAGPSQFRGLQSKRKAVFPAHLQGQFGQLRYSPADPPDFLNYEGCELLLISASDDIEEELGLELKAEGEVDPSCSDLLETFGETAPVDALLRGTWV; encoded by the exons ATGGGTCAAGGCCAGGAAGTGAAGACCAGAAATGATCCCCAAGTCGAAATTCAG GAAAGAGGGGAGATATTCTTCTTCTATAGGCCCAAGGTGGAGAGAGAAGCAGCTCATGGTGCCGACGACGTGCAGCGCTTTTACATAGTCCTCCGCCCTGAGTCCAGAGAGAGGCCTGTCGAGGAGAAGCAAGATCCCCACTCCGGCACGGAAGGTGCCGACCCCAATTCCAGTGACAAGGCCACCGTGGAAGGTGGCCACGGTAGCCAG GAGGTGAACATCGAGAAGCAGGCGCTGTTGAGGTTGATAGTGATGGGGAAGAAGAGTCTTCCAGACCCGAGCAAACGGAGCCGACCCCAATGGGGATTTGTGGAGATGGTCACCACCAAGATCGATGATGTCAAGTTGGCTCTTAAAGCAG AGGAGTATGACACTTCCACAAGGGGACACCGCCACACGGCTGCAGCCAGAGCGTTGGGGGAGGGAGTGTACCGCATACTTAGACACAAATCTAGGAGGAAGAAAGCACACACGCATCTCATATACAAGCTCGAATTCCCTCCAGAAGATGCGAAGCAGGAGCCCCGGGAGTCGCTCAACGTCGAAAGAGAAGGCTCCTTCCTTATCCAGATCAAGAACCCCGACCAGCATAATGCCGGCCCTTCCCAGTTCAGGGGACTCCAGAGCAAGCGCAAGGCGGTGTTCCCCGCCCACCTGCAAGGGCAGTTCGGGCAGCTGAGGTACAGCCCGGCCGACCCGCCGGACTTCCTAAACTATGAAGGGTGTGAGTTGCTCCTGATATCGGCATCGGATGACATAGAGGAGGAGCTGGGGCTGGAGCTCAAAGCAGAAGGAGAGGTCGATCCCTCCTGCTCCGATCTGCTCGAGACGTTCGGGGAAACTGCACCCGTGGATGCTCTCCTCAGGGGCACCTGGGTCTGA